The Papaver somniferum cultivar HN1 chromosome 3, ASM357369v1, whole genome shotgun sequence genome includes a region encoding these proteins:
- the LOC113357124 gene encoding uncharacterized protein LOC113357124, giving the protein MDRCVPVLTMRFHGRAAAWWTQLKTTRARLGKPKIMSWDKLTSKLKKTFLPYNYDQLMFQRLHTIRQGTRSVADYSTEFFLLLNRVDIQDSERQLVAWFTAGLRQQIQHTINLFHPLTMSEAHQKALTIEAQTKSSFSSWYTVRSSRPNHTPTATDDAVSVKADTPIVPALDNRQTRPNSLRCFSCGDIGHRQSNCPTRNRRCLLLDTAGNDVEVIYDEEAAEPQDEVEVLTDDSGPALMLRRVCLAPRGTDINPQRHNLFHSKCTIGSKVHKFIIDSGSSENVIAEEVLNKLQLSTELHPNRYKLAWLDRKTDVLITRRALISFSVGDSYKDQIHCDVALMDACHLLLGSPWLFDLRVQHDGYRNTYSFRYNNRNFTLQPSLPEKQHTPSAPVLLLQQKAFEQTLREEGCVLILINSVVREPLPSPPEHFQRLLEEFQDVFPNELPPGLPPLRDIQYHIDLISDVVLPNRAHCRMSPSEHEELRRQVEDFVLKGYLRESLSPCAVPALLIPKNYGSWRMCADSRAINKITVHYRFPIPRLDDLLDQIGAATDFL; this is encoded by the coding sequence ATGGATCGATGTGTTCCTGTTTTAACGATGCGTTTTCATGGAAGAGCAGCTGCATGGTGGACACAATTGAAGACAACTCGTGCACGTCTCGGAAAACCGAAGATCATGTCATGGGATAAACTTACATcaaaacttaagaaaacattcTTGCCTTACAATTATGACCAGCTTATGTTTCAGCGTCTCCATACCATCCGCCAAGGCACCCGATCTGTGGCTGATTACTCCACTgaattttttttacttctcaATCGAGTTGATATACAAGACTCTGAGCGTCAACTGGTAGCATGGTTTACAGCAGGATTACGACAACAGATTCAACACACAATCAATCTCTTCCATCCATTGACAATGTCAGAAGCACATCAAAAAGCTTTAACTATTGAGGCACAAACTAAATCATCCTTTTCATCCTGGTATACTGTTCGTTCTTCTCGACCAAATCACACTCCGACTGCGACAGATGACGCTGTTTCTGTCAAAGCAGACACACCAATTGTTCCAGCTCTTGACAATCGGCAAACTCGACCAAACTCACTTCGTTGCTTTTCTTGTGGAGATATAGGTCACCGACAGTCTAACTGCCCCACTAGAAACAGAAGATGCCTCCTCCTTGACACTGCTGGTAATGACGTTGAAGTAATTTATGATGAGGAAGCTGCGGAGCCACAAGATGAAGTGGAGGTTCTTACAGATGATAGTGGACCAGCATTAATGTTACGACGTGTGTGTTTAGCTCCGCGTGGAACAGATATCAACCCTCAACGACATAATCTTTTTCATTCAAAGTGTACTATTGGAAGCAAGGTGCACAAATTCATAATTGACTCTGGAAGTAGCGAAAACGTCATTGCTGAGGAAGTTTTAAACAAGCTTCAATTATCAACAGAACTACATCCTAACCGTTACAAGTTGGCATGGCTGGATCGGAAAACCGATGTACTCATAACTCGACGAGCATTGATTTCTTTTTCGGTGGGTGATTCATATAAGGATCAAATTCATTGTGATGTTGCTCTGATGGATGCTTGCCATCTACTCTTAGGAAGCCCTTGGTTATTTGATCTTCGAGTACAACACGATGGCTATCGTAATACCTACAGTTTTCGTTACAATAATCGCAATTTCACTCTACAGCCTTCTTTGCCCGAGAAACAACACACACCATCAGCTCCAGTCCTTCTCTTGCAGCAAAAGGCTTTTGAACAAACACTTCGAGAAGAGGGATGTGTTCTAATATTGATCAATTCGGTTGTTAGAGAGCCTTTACCATCACCTCCAGAACACTTTCAAAGACTATTGGAGGAGTTTCAGGATGTTTTTCCCAATGAGTTACCACCCGGCCTTCCTCCCCTCAGAGACATTCAATACCATATTGATCTAATTTCAGATGTTGTTCTTCCTAATCGAGCTCATTGTCGCATGAGTCCGAGTGAGCATGAAGAACTTAGACGTCAAGTTGAGGATTTTGTGTTGAAGGGATATTTACGTGAAAGTCTGAGTCCGTGTGCAGTCCCAGCTTTGCTTATACCAAAGAATTATGGATCTTGGAGGATGTGTGCCGATAGCCGTGctataaataaaattacagtacACTATAGATTTCCCATTCCCCGTCTCGACGATCTATTAGATCAAATTGGAGCTGCAACCGATTTTCTCTAA